A region of Streptomyces sp. NBC_01788 DNA encodes the following proteins:
- the fxlM gene encoding methyltransferase, FxLD system, protein MTFDDENLPIAVDTPWWHASVAFTDPHPDAARALATTLAGHRFHFLRKDAGVRLRTEQPFPGLLNQLVTDRVITSWTGGIYEPETHAFGGPESMAVAHDVFCADSPAALAETGTPGARERSVMLLSAMIREAGLDPFEAGDVYARWAALRPTVTPPKGPALEKAVSAMQRLMNADAALRPDAEAGWVERVAAFEDAGRRLRWLAADGRLIRGLRGVLAHHAIFAFNRAGVPADAQAATAWLGRHVAFSTGEGADVSTRKSAAADPSPPRMETTVTPVTEPTQLRKALAQRLVDSGHLRSQAAIDAFRTTDRHAFLPGVDLESAYKEDAVPIKYDEHGEMISCISAPSIVATQLEQLGAQPGHKVLEAGAATGYNAALLGKIVSPGGQVWTLDVDQDLAAGASRHLAEAGVDNATAVMADGAAGLPEHAPYDRIIFTVGSGDVPVKILDQLAPGGRLVLPMRIRGSISRSFAFERDGETWKTVSCEMATFIPLRKGVCDDVYTLVPMAGEGNVRLETFSEQDVDRDALRTVLDQQQTKIYTGVKFRQGSPWEWLYLYLACVLPNGLSRLPGQRPGFTPHFGWGSMAALDGGSLAYLIIREGEDEKGRYWEAGVIGHGEGGSDLAERVVSEIRAWDATGGNDAPEPSFRMAVADSRDRLTADDARFVVDKPYSRLVVDWARKG, encoded by the coding sequence ATGACCTTCGACGACGAGAACCTGCCGATCGCAGTGGACACACCCTGGTGGCACGCCTCCGTGGCCTTCACCGACCCGCACCCGGACGCCGCCCGGGCCCTGGCGACCACACTGGCCGGACACCGCTTCCACTTCCTACGCAAGGACGCCGGCGTGCGCCTGCGCACCGAGCAGCCTTTCCCCGGCCTGCTGAACCAGCTCGTCACCGACCGCGTGATCACCAGCTGGACAGGCGGCATCTACGAGCCGGAGACCCATGCTTTCGGCGGCCCCGAGAGCATGGCGGTCGCGCACGACGTGTTCTGCGCCGACAGCCCGGCCGCACTTGCCGAGACCGGCACCCCCGGCGCCCGCGAGCGCAGCGTGATGCTGCTGTCCGCCATGATTCGCGAGGCTGGGCTGGACCCTTTCGAAGCCGGAGACGTCTACGCCCGGTGGGCCGCCCTGCGGCCCACCGTCACCCCGCCCAAGGGGCCCGCACTGGAGAAGGCCGTCTCCGCGATGCAGCGGCTGATGAACGCGGACGCCGCCCTGCGCCCCGACGCGGAAGCGGGCTGGGTCGAGCGGGTCGCCGCGTTCGAGGACGCCGGCCGCCGCCTGCGTTGGCTCGCCGCCGACGGCCGGCTAATACGCGGACTCCGGGGCGTCCTCGCCCATCACGCGATCTTCGCGTTCAACCGCGCGGGCGTACCTGCCGACGCGCAGGCCGCCACCGCGTGGCTCGGCCGTCACGTCGCCTTCTCCACCGGAGAAGGAGCTGACGTGTCTACCCGCAAGTCCGCCGCGGCGGACCCTAGCCCTCCTCGGATGGAGACCACCGTGACACCCGTAACCGAACCCACCCAGCTGCGCAAAGCCCTCGCCCAGCGGTTGGTCGACAGCGGCCACCTGCGTAGCCAGGCGGCCATCGACGCGTTCCGCACCACCGACCGGCACGCCTTCCTGCCCGGCGTCGACCTGGAGAGCGCGTACAAGGAGGACGCGGTCCCGATCAAGTACGACGAGCACGGGGAGATGATCTCCTGCATCTCCGCACCGTCCATCGTCGCCACCCAGCTCGAACAGCTCGGCGCCCAGCCCGGCCACAAGGTCCTGGAAGCCGGAGCCGCCACCGGCTACAACGCCGCCCTCCTCGGCAAAATCGTCTCCCCCGGCGGGCAGGTGTGGACCCTCGACGTCGACCAGGACCTCGCCGCAGGCGCCAGCCGGCACCTCGCCGAGGCCGGCGTCGACAACGCCACCGCAGTGATGGCCGACGGCGCGGCCGGGCTGCCCGAGCACGCCCCCTACGACCGGATCATCTTCACCGTCGGCTCCGGCGATGTCCCCGTGAAGATCCTCGACCAGCTTGCCCCCGGCGGACGCCTGGTCCTGCCGATGCGCATCCGCGGCAGCATCTCCCGCTCCTTCGCCTTCGAACGCGACGGGGAGACGTGGAAGACCGTCTCCTGCGAGATGGCCACCTTCATCCCGCTACGCAAGGGCGTCTGCGACGACGTGTACACCCTCGTCCCGATGGCCGGCGAGGGCAACGTGCGCCTGGAGACGTTCAGCGAACAGGACGTCGACCGCGACGCCCTGCGTACCGTCCTCGACCAGCAGCAGACCAAGATCTACACGGGAGTGAAGTTCCGTCAGGGCTCCCCGTGGGAGTGGCTGTACCTGTACCTGGCCTGCGTGCTGCCCAACGGTCTGTCCCGGCTGCCGGGCCAGCGCCCCGGGTTCACCCCGCACTTCGGCTGGGGCTCCATGGCCGCCCTCGACGGCGGATCGCTCGCGTACCTGATCATCCGCGAGGGCGAGGACGAGAAGGGCCGGTACTGGGAGGCTGGCGTGATCGGCCACGGCGAGGGCGGCTCCGACCTCGCCGAGCGCGTCGTGAGCGAGATCCGCGCCTGGGACGCGACCGGCGGCAACGACGCACCCGAGCCGAGCTTCCGGATGGCCGTCGCGGACTCGCGTGACCGGCTGACGGCGGACGACGCCCGCTTCGTCGTCGACAAGCCTTACAGCCGACTGGTCGTCGACTGGGCGCGCAAGGGCTGA
- a CDS encoding lantibiotic dehydratase family protein: MTRHRPSLYEAAGQAMLRAAVHTTEPATPPWPASTAPVEEWRAWLSTVWSDTDFRRTVSHASPHLVDQVQAIIDGRTLKVRRMRRAALSTARYAIRYARRSTPYGLFAGVAPLGFGQTTSVRIGDEHQAVTRPEPVGLEEMLSTWESDPTRLADAEVCVNTLIRQRDEHIHVPSEGDAEFRLALNPALRLVLDLARSPIGYRQLSDKLAAEFPAVRDTARDQLLGELLRVRLLRSSLRAPATIADPTDVLPPAARTQAASLRTACDLRLDADVRLPEQVLTEAATAATILARLVTHPSGTPAWLRWIEQFTERYGESTAVPVDVATDPDRGVGFPAGFVTASEPPRPMSRRDRLLLELAGTAAAESSRSVALTGAMIEELEAAAGDQPHELAPHLELAAQVHASSVPALDRGNFRLRVLTVSRSAGSMIGRFWHLLPGIEAAYANLPTVHPEAELAQLTFHAGRVPADLLTRAPQALPRIVSVGEFRRPAPHVLFPRDLAITVTGGRPQLVESTTGKPLELLAPTAINFLWNNYTPPMARFLGEISRAASPQVTWFDWGAAWALPFTPALTYRRTILTAARWKIRSRTLPARTAPLQQWADQLHAWRTRFGVPERVLLAEDDQQLPLDLTRDVDLDLLRAHLDASAFGIATLHEAPPPDADEWIGGRAHSIVIPLARRS, encoded by the coding sequence ATGACACGGCACCGGCCCAGCCTGTACGAGGCCGCGGGGCAGGCCATGCTGCGCGCCGCTGTGCACACGACCGAGCCCGCCACGCCGCCCTGGCCGGCGTCCACGGCGCCTGTGGAAGAGTGGCGCGCGTGGCTGAGCACGGTGTGGTCCGACACCGACTTCCGCCGGACCGTGTCGCATGCTAGCCCTCATCTGGTGGACCAGGTGCAGGCCATCATCGACGGCCGCACACTGAAGGTGCGCCGGATGCGCCGGGCGGCGCTGTCCACCGCCCGCTACGCGATCCGCTACGCACGACGCTCCACCCCCTACGGCCTGTTCGCCGGAGTAGCCCCGCTCGGCTTCGGCCAGACCACGTCCGTCCGCATCGGCGACGAACACCAGGCCGTGACGCGCCCCGAGCCGGTCGGGCTCGAGGAGATGCTCAGCACTTGGGAGAGCGACCCGACCCGCCTGGCCGACGCCGAGGTCTGCGTCAACACCCTGATCCGACAGCGCGATGAGCACATCCACGTGCCCTCCGAGGGCGACGCCGAGTTCCGCCTCGCCCTCAACCCCGCACTGCGTCTCGTCCTCGACCTGGCCCGATCACCGATCGGGTACCGCCAGTTGTCCGACAAGCTGGCCGCGGAGTTCCCCGCCGTAAGGGACACCGCGCGCGACCAGCTCCTGGGTGAACTGCTGCGGGTGCGCCTGCTGCGCTCCTCCCTGCGCGCCCCCGCCACCATCGCCGATCCCACCGACGTCTTACCGCCCGCGGCGCGCACCCAGGCAGCCAGCTTGCGGACAGCGTGCGACCTGCGGCTGGACGCCGACGTGCGGCTGCCTGAGCAGGTGCTGACCGAAGCGGCGACCGCGGCGACCATCCTGGCCCGCCTGGTCACTCACCCGAGCGGGACACCGGCCTGGCTCCGGTGGATCGAGCAGTTCACCGAGCGCTACGGCGAGAGCACCGCGGTGCCCGTGGACGTGGCCACGGATCCCGACCGGGGCGTGGGCTTCCCGGCAGGGTTCGTCACGGCGAGCGAACCGCCCCGCCCGATGTCTAGGCGTGACCGCCTGCTGCTGGAATTGGCTGGCACTGCCGCCGCCGAAAGCAGCCGCAGCGTCGCCCTGACCGGGGCGATGATCGAGGAACTGGAAGCAGCGGCCGGCGACCAGCCTCACGAGCTGGCGCCCCACCTCGAACTGGCCGCACAGGTCCACGCCTCCTCCGTTCCGGCTCTGGACCGGGGCAACTTCCGGCTGCGCGTGCTGACCGTCTCCCGCTCGGCCGGATCGATGATCGGGCGGTTCTGGCACCTCCTACCCGGCATCGAGGCGGCGTACGCGAACCTGCCCACCGTCCATCCGGAAGCAGAACTCGCGCAGCTCACCTTCCACGCCGGACGGGTGCCGGCCGACCTGCTCACCCGCGCACCGCAGGCCCTGCCCCGGATCGTGAGCGTCGGCGAATTCCGCCGTCCCGCCCCGCACGTCCTCTTCCCCCGCGACCTCGCGATCACCGTCACCGGTGGCCGCCCCCAGCTGGTGGAGTCCACGACGGGCAAGCCGCTGGAGCTGCTGGCCCCCACCGCAATCAACTTCCTGTGGAACAACTACACCCCGCCGATGGCCCGCTTCCTCGGCGAAATCAGCCGAGCCGCCTCCCCGCAGGTGACCTGGTTCGACTGGGGCGCCGCCTGGGCCCTGCCCTTCACCCCTGCCCTCACCTACCGGCGCACCATCCTCACCGCCGCCCGGTGGAAGATCCGCAGCCGCACGCTGCCCGCCCGGACCGCCCCTCTCCAGCAGTGGGCCGACCAACTCCACGCCTGGCGAACCCGTTTCGGGGTGCCGGAGCGGGTCCTGCTCGCCGAGGACGACCAGCAGCTTCCCCTCGACCTCACCCGCGACGTCGACCTGGACCTCCTGCGCGCGCACCTAGACGCCAGCGCCTTCGGCATCGCCACCCTGCACGAGGCGCCCCCGCCGGACGCCGACGAATGGATCGGCGGCCGGGCCCACAGCATCGTCATCCCCCTGGCCAGGCGCTCATGA
- a CDS encoding lanthionine synthetase LanC family protein: MTTTTVPRTQDLSEGALGMALLDIERRDLSTARRHLTQATAGVSTGSNASLFHGAPALEFVLARAHGVGDEVRAAVDRVVDARLAAAHRRQASGVLPHLAEWDLIRGLTGLAALLLSRRPTAPRLHDVLACLVALARPARGDGRLLPGWWSAAGPDGKEMTGGHGNNGMAHGIAGPLAVLSLALCEGVSVPGQEEAVGTFVTWLERHGARYCSTAAHLDAEQPSEAEPARQSWCYGQPGIARAQQLAALALGDPARRQTAEDTVETILADPLRLARITDSTLCHGWAGLLMLTRAVAADSPVPARFTPIIQDLHRRLAADWEHLPKPGFMEGRAGAQLALNATDTTGWTRALLLT, translated from the coding sequence ATGACCACGACAACCGTGCCCCGAACGCAGGACCTGTCCGAGGGCGCCCTGGGGATGGCCCTGCTCGACATCGAGCGCCGTGACCTGTCCACCGCCCGCCGCCACCTCACCCAGGCCACCGCCGGGGTCAGCACCGGCAGCAACGCCAGCCTCTTTCACGGCGCCCCCGCCCTGGAGTTCGTGCTGGCCCGCGCCCACGGGGTCGGCGATGAGGTCCGCGCGGCCGTCGACCGCGTCGTGGACGCCCGGCTCGCCGCCGCCCACCGCCGCCAGGCGTCGGGCGTGCTGCCCCACCTCGCCGAATGGGACCTCATCCGCGGCCTGACCGGGCTCGCCGCACTGCTGCTGTCCCGGCGCCCGACCGCACCGCGGCTGCACGACGTGCTCGCCTGCCTCGTCGCGCTCGCCCGCCCTGCCCGTGGTGACGGCCGGCTGCTGCCGGGGTGGTGGTCGGCGGCCGGCCCGGACGGAAAGGAGATGACCGGCGGGCACGGCAACAACGGCATGGCCCACGGCATCGCCGGGCCCCTGGCCGTGCTCTCCCTCGCCCTGTGCGAAGGCGTCAGCGTCCCCGGCCAGGAGGAAGCCGTCGGCACGTTCGTGACCTGGCTCGAGCGGCACGGCGCCCGCTACTGCTCCACCGCAGCCCATCTGGACGCCGAGCAGCCTTCCGAAGCGGAACCGGCCCGCCAGTCCTGGTGTTATGGCCAGCCCGGCATCGCCCGCGCACAGCAGCTCGCCGCGCTCGCCCTCGGCGACCCGGCCCGCCGCCAAACGGCCGAGGACACCGTCGAGACCATCCTGGCCGACCCGCTACGGCTCGCCCGCATCACCGACTCCACGCTCTGTCACGGCTGGGCCGGGCTGCTGATGCTCACCCGCGCGGTCGCCGCCGACAGCCCCGTACCCGCCCGCTTCACCCCGATCATCCAGGACCTGCACCGACGGCTGGCCGCCGACTGGGAGCACCTGCCCAAACCCGGATTCATGGAAGGCCGCGCCGGAGCCCAACTCGCCCTGAACGCCACCGACACCACCGGATGGACCCGCGCCCTCCTGCTCACCTGA
- a CDS encoding FxLD family lanthipeptide encodes MTAIQAERPTAPAQADLVKTDDDPFGLDITFIEGTPATETVLMCSTGDTCGSSCPSACTTS; translated from the coding sequence ATGACCGCCATCCAGGCCGAGAGGCCGACCGCCCCCGCGCAGGCGGACCTCGTGAAGACCGACGACGACCCGTTCGGGCTCGACATCACCTTCATCGAGGGCACGCCGGCGACCGAGACGGTCCTGATGTGCAGCACGGGCGACACCTGCGGCAGCTCCTGCCCCAGCGCCTGCACCACCTCGTAA